In a genomic window of Candidatus Binatia bacterium:
- a CDS encoding acyl-CoA dehydrogenase family protein — protein sequence MDFALTASELRFRDELRAWLENNPPPEPAILDRPGCSSEHPGAEAMLAWARMLASGRWLGLAWPKEYGGRGLGLVEQMIFYDETAPLEPPQLGQMVSLGVVGPTLLRYGSEAQKRRFLPRILSVEDVWCLGFSEPGSGSDLASLRTLAIEDGDRFILSGSKIWTSHAPMAQWCLVLARTDPQSRRHHGLGVFLLDMSLPGVEIRPIHNLVGEPHFAQVFLNEVPVPRDCLVGAPGDGWTIVNGALAAERDLWVFEMSGELRTALRRALRYARQVTDGERPGHVTPAHRQALAQCWIELEILRLSGLRSVTATLRGNGNPLDASRHKVFGSELAQRIAGLALELQGPFGQLAGHERYSPDRGIAAHWYATRRSSTLISGTSEVQRNILAQRVLGLPRT from the coding sequence ATGGACTTCGCGCTCACCGCCAGCGAGCTGCGCTTTCGCGACGAGCTGCGCGCCTGGCTCGAGAACAACCCACCGCCCGAGCCGGCGATCCTCGACCGTCCCGGCTGCTCGAGCGAGCACCCCGGCGCCGAGGCGATGCTGGCCTGGGCGCGCATGCTCGCGAGCGGCCGCTGGCTCGGCCTCGCGTGGCCGAAGGAGTACGGCGGACGCGGCCTCGGCCTCGTCGAGCAGATGATCTTCTACGACGAGACCGCGCCGCTCGAGCCGCCGCAGCTCGGCCAGATGGTGAGCCTCGGCGTCGTCGGTCCGACGCTGCTGCGCTACGGCTCGGAGGCGCAGAAGCGCCGCTTCCTGCCGCGCATCCTCTCCGTCGAGGACGTCTGGTGCCTCGGCTTCTCGGAGCCGGGCTCGGGCTCCGACCTCGCGTCGCTGCGCACGCTCGCGATCGAGGACGGCGACCGCTTCATCCTCTCGGGCTCGAAGATCTGGACCAGCCACGCGCCGATGGCGCAGTGGTGCCTGGTGCTCGCGCGCACCGATCCGCAGTCGCGCCGCCACCACGGTCTCGGCGTCTTCCTGCTCGACATGTCGCTGCCCGGCGTCGAGATCCGTCCGATCCACAACCTGGTCGGCGAGCCGCACTTCGCGCAGGTGTTCTTGAACGAGGTCCCGGTGCCGCGCGACTGCCTGGTCGGCGCGCCTGGCGACGGCTGGACGATCGTCAACGGCGCGCTCGCCGCGGAGCGCGATCTCTGGGTCTTCGAGATGTCGGGCGAGCTGCGCACCGCGCTGCGCCGCGCGCTGCGCTACGCCCGGCAGGTGACGGACGGCGAGCGGCCCGGACACGTCACGCCGGCGCACCGTCAAGCACTCGCGCAGTGCTGGATCGAGCTCGAGATCCTGCGGCTCTCGGGTCTGCGCAGCGTCACCGCCACGCTGCGCGGCAACGGCAACCCGCTCGACGCCTCGCGCCACAAGGTCTTCGGCAGCGAGCTCGCGCAGCGCATCGCGGGTCTCGCGCTCGAGCTGCAGGGTCCGTTCGGCCAGCTCGCCGGCCACGAGCGCTACTCGCCCGACCGCGGCATCGCCGCCCACTGGTACGCGACGCGACGCTCGTCGACGCTGATCTCCGGCACCTCGGAGGTGCAGCGCAACATCCTCGCGCAGCGCGTGCTCGGCCTGCCGCGCACGTGA
- a CDS encoding TIGR03619 family F420-dependent LLM class oxidoreductase — MPQPADVVQIVPPGRLVYGMQLPIQAQSTIFAAPWEESAGADELRRIAQACDRSGFFYVAVCDHVCVPRERAAAMRTTWYDTVATLGFLAAATTRVRLLSHVYVLPYRHPLQTAKAFATLDALSGGRVILGVGAGHLEGEFAALGVDFGRRGKLLDEAIDAVKQAFLDEFPSHAGKTWRFADLGLAPRPVQKPRPPIWVGGSTPAALRRAGERGDGWLPQGTPRAELPQAIATIREHRRKKLGDAPIEIGTMSEWLYLGEPRFDVGPNARTGSAEEIAAHLRGLKDIGVHHLGVRFRSRSCDELIEQIERFGAEVGPLLDA; from the coding sequence ATGCCGCAGCCCGCCGACGTCGTGCAGATCGTCCCGCCGGGCCGCCTGGTCTACGGGATGCAGCTCCCGATCCAGGCGCAGAGCACGATCTTCGCAGCACCCTGGGAGGAGTCCGCGGGCGCCGACGAGCTGCGACGCATCGCCCAGGCCTGCGATCGCAGCGGCTTCTTCTACGTCGCGGTGTGCGACCACGTCTGCGTGCCGCGCGAGCGCGCCGCCGCGATGCGCACCACCTGGTACGACACGGTCGCGACGCTCGGCTTTCTCGCCGCGGCGACGACCCGCGTGCGTCTACTGTCGCACGTCTACGTGCTGCCGTACCGTCACCCGCTGCAGACCGCGAAGGCGTTCGCGACGCTCGACGCGCTCTCCGGCGGACGCGTCATCCTCGGCGTCGGCGCCGGGCATCTCGAGGGCGAGTTCGCGGCGCTCGGCGTCGACTTCGGGCGCCGCGGCAAGCTGCTCGACGAGGCGATCGACGCCGTCAAGCAAGCGTTCCTCGACGAGTTCCCGTCGCACGCGGGGAAGACCTGGCGCTTCGCGGACCTCGGCCTCGCCCCGCGTCCCGTGCAGAAGCCGCGCCCGCCGATCTGGGTCGGCGGCTCGACGCCCGCGGCGCTGCGGCGTGCGGGCGAGCGCGGCGACGGCTGGCTGCCGCAGGGCACGCCGCGCGCCGAGCTGCCGCAGGCGATCGCGACCATCCGCGAGCACCGGCGGAAGAAGCTCGGCGACGCGCCGATCGAGATCGGCACGATGAGCGAGTGGCTCTACCTCGGCGAGCCCAGGTTCGACGTCGGGCCGAACGCGCGCACCGGCTCCGCGGAGGAGATCGCGGCGCACCTGCGCGGCCTCAAGGACATCGGCGTCCATCACCTCGGCGTCCGCTTCCGCTCCCGCTCGTGCGACGAGCTGATCGAGCAGATCGAGCGCTTCGGCGCCGAGGTCGGGCCGCTGCTCGACGCGTAG
- a CDS encoding efflux RND transporter periplasmic adaptor subunit, with translation MGSGRGKYAQRSTSTLWVLLTLLAVGAAGCQNATPPATPTPEVLVAPVVQRDVPLYREWVGTIVGYVNAEIRPKVQGYLLSQHYQNGSVVKEGQLLFQIDPRQFQAALDQAKGALLSAQAILKKTELDVARYKPLAAQGAVSQQELDDAIQQNEANKAAVFQAQANLEQARLNLEWTRVTSPIDGIAGINQAQIGDLVGPNDVLTVVSTVDPIKVQFPISEQEYLSVAQRINRTSESGHPNPDAPTIQLILADGSTYAHEGRFYAVNRQVDERTGTLLVQALFPNPDNILRPGGYAKARAATDVEKNALVIPQRAVVDVQGTFKVYVVKDNKVEVRDVVPGPRTGSDWVITKGLEAGEQVVVEGVQKIRDGITVVAKAAPPQDAPGIYPTPTPASDAAQARSAS, from the coding sequence ATGGGGAGCGGACGGGGGAAATACGCGCAGCGATCGACGAGCACGCTCTGGGTGCTGCTGACGCTGCTTGCGGTCGGCGCCGCCGGCTGCCAGAACGCCACGCCCCCCGCGACGCCGACGCCCGAGGTGCTGGTCGCACCCGTCGTGCAACGCGACGTACCGCTCTACCGGGAATGGGTCGGGACCATCGTCGGCTATGTCAATGCTGAAATTCGCCCGAAGGTCCAGGGCTACCTGCTGAGCCAGCACTACCAGAACGGCTCGGTCGTCAAGGAGGGACAGCTCCTCTTCCAGATCGACCCACGGCAGTTCCAGGCCGCGCTCGACCAGGCGAAGGGCGCGCTGCTCAGCGCGCAGGCGATCCTCAAGAAGACCGAGCTCGACGTCGCGCGCTACAAGCCGCTCGCCGCCCAGGGCGCCGTCAGCCAGCAAGAGCTCGACGACGCGATTCAGCAGAACGAGGCGAACAAGGCCGCCGTCTTCCAGGCGCAAGCGAACCTCGAGCAGGCCAGGCTCAACCTCGAGTGGACCCGGGTGACCTCGCCGATCGACGGCATCGCGGGCATCAACCAGGCCCAGATCGGCGACCTCGTCGGTCCGAACGACGTGCTCACCGTCGTGTCCACGGTCGACCCGATCAAGGTGCAGTTCCCGATCAGCGAGCAGGAGTACCTGTCGGTCGCGCAGCGGATCAACCGAACCTCGGAGAGCGGACACCCGAATCCCGACGCGCCGACGATCCAGCTGATCCTCGCCGACGGCAGCACGTACGCGCACGAGGGCCGGTTCTACGCCGTCAATCGCCAGGTCGACGAGCGTACCGGCACGCTGCTCGTGCAAGCGCTCTTCCCGAATCCGGACAACATCCTGCGTCCTGGCGGCTACGCGAAGGCCCGCGCCGCGACGGACGTCGAGAAGAACGCGCTCGTCATCCCGCAGCGCGCGGTGGTGGACGTCCAGGGCACCTTCAAGGTCTACGTCGTCAAGGACAACAAGGTGGAGGTGCGCGACGTCGTCCCCGGTCCGCGCACCGGCAGCGACTGGGTCATCACCAAGGGACTCGAGGCCGGCGAGCAGGTGGTCGTCGAGGGCGTGCAGAAGATCCGCGACGGCATCACCGTCGTCGCGAAGGCCGCTCCCCCGCAGGACGCGCCGGGAATCTACCCGACGCCGACGCCGGCCTCCGACGCCGCGCAGGCCCGCTCCGCGAGCTGA
- a CDS encoding SDR family oxidoreductase produces the protein MLLENRIAIVSGIGPGMGRDISLTFAREGADLVLAARSPERLEAVAAEVRALGRRALCVPTDIAKPEDCARLAKAALDEFGRIDVLVNNAFKGPSFKRFEDEDLAGWRQVFDVNVFGSLQLTQAVVPAMKEQGGGSIVFINSMSMRIIEPTHGGYAASKGALMTAAQVLAKELGRYKIRVNSVVPGYIWGPALQGYFKLLAQQQGTTPEAIYESVASQTALHKIPDSEEISGAVLFFASDLSRAVTGQALDVNAGHFFH, from the coding sequence ATGCTGCTCGAGAACCGCATCGCCATCGTCTCCGGCATCGGCCCCGGGATGGGGCGCGACATCTCGCTCACCTTCGCGCGCGAGGGCGCGGACCTCGTGCTCGCGGCGCGCAGCCCGGAGCGGCTCGAGGCGGTCGCCGCCGAGGTGCGCGCGCTCGGACGCCGTGCGCTGTGCGTCCCGACCGACATCGCCAAGCCCGAGGACTGCGCGCGTCTCGCCAAGGCGGCGCTCGACGAGTTCGGCCGCATCGACGTGCTGGTCAACAACGCCTTCAAGGGGCCGAGCTTCAAGCGCTTCGAGGACGAGGACCTCGCCGGCTGGCGGCAGGTGTTCGACGTCAACGTGTTCGGCTCGCTGCAGCTCACGCAGGCCGTGGTGCCGGCGATGAAGGAGCAGGGCGGCGGCTCGATCGTGTTCATCAACTCGATGTCGATGCGCATCATCGAGCCGACCCACGGCGGCTACGCGGCGTCGAAGGGCGCGCTGATGACCGCGGCGCAGGTGCTCGCGAAGGAGCTCGGGCGCTACAAGATCCGCGTCAACTCGGTGGTGCCGGGCTACATCTGGGGACCGGCCTTGCAGGGCTACTTCAAGCTGCTCGCGCAGCAGCAGGGGACGACGCCGGAAGCGATCTACGAGAGCGTCGCGAGCCAGACGGCGCTGCACAAGATCCCGGATTCGGAGGAGATCTCGGGCGCCGTGCTGTTCTTCGCTTCCGATCTGTCGCGCGCGGTGACCGGGCAGGCGCTCGACGTCAACGCCGGGCACTTCTTCCACTGA
- a CDS encoding class I adenylate-forming enzyme family protein, whose amino-acid sequence MMLFLDHLARNRRERGDHPYLVHEGRSVTFEEFDRLTNRAAHALRALGVEKGDRVTLALGNSIEWLVAAFGALKAGGILNPVNPQLGTRELSYVIGHAEPRVLLTAAGATGNVTSPETKLPATTRLASFGEVAGAERFDTLLDASSDDEVPVRLESGDGSTLLYTSGTTGNPKGVLFTHDRTGGSSEFFVSGMRLGADDVILAVGPLFHGNAWSGAATAQQAGCTFAFPRAFSASEFWPLAHATGATAFFTLGTILAILLAQEPSELERTSKIRVVLGLGSAPIRDRVKERFRIPHVIECFGSTDAGVVTLEPLDAAPRPGSAGPPVPGVKLHILDDDGRELGPRQTGEIAVESPYRMACYFRDEEQTRRALRGDWFLSGDLGYLDEDGWLYFVDRKRDVIRRGGENISSVLVEKVLREHPQVAEVAVVGVHHPVLGQEVKAFIVPRGEVSTDDLRAFAAARLAKFQVPTQWEFRDSLPKTPTQRVEKYKLRGEAPGGGRLLG is encoded by the coding sequence ATGATGCTGTTCCTCGATCACCTCGCCCGCAACCGCCGCGAGCGCGGCGACCATCCCTACCTCGTGCACGAGGGACGCAGCGTCACCTTCGAGGAGTTCGACCGCCTGACGAACCGCGCGGCGCACGCGCTGCGCGCGCTCGGCGTCGAGAAGGGCGACCGCGTGACGCTCGCGCTCGGCAACTCGATCGAGTGGCTGGTCGCGGCGTTCGGCGCGCTGAAGGCGGGCGGCATCCTGAATCCGGTGAACCCGCAGCTCGGCACGCGCGAGCTGTCGTACGTGATCGGGCACGCCGAGCCGCGTGTGCTGCTGACCGCGGCGGGCGCGACCGGCAACGTGACCTCCCCCGAGACCAAGCTCCCCGCGACGACGCGCCTCGCCTCCTTCGGAGAGGTGGCTGGTGCGGAGCGCTTCGACACCCTGCTCGACGCGAGCAGCGACGACGAGGTTCCGGTGCGCCTCGAGTCCGGCGACGGCTCGACGCTGCTCTACACCTCGGGCACCACCGGCAATCCGAAAGGCGTGCTCTTCACGCACGACCGCACCGGCGGCTCGAGCGAGTTCTTCGTCTCCGGCATGCGGCTCGGCGCGGACGACGTCATCCTGGCGGTCGGTCCGCTGTTCCACGGCAATGCTTGGTCGGGCGCGGCGACCGCGCAGCAGGCGGGCTGCACGTTCGCGTTTCCGCGCGCGTTCTCCGCGTCCGAGTTCTGGCCGCTCGCGCACGCGACCGGCGCGACCGCGTTCTTCACCCTCGGCACCATCCTCGCGATCCTGCTCGCGCAGGAGCCGAGCGAGCTCGAGCGCACGAGCAAGATCCGCGTCGTCCTCGGTCTCGGCAGCGCGCCGATCCGCGACCGCGTGAAGGAGCGCTTCCGCATCCCGCACGTGATCGAGTGCTTCGGCTCGACCGACGCCGGCGTCGTGACGCTCGAGCCGCTCGACGCGGCGCCGCGGCCGGGCTCCGCCGGCCCGCCGGTTCCCGGCGTCAAGCTGCACATCCTCGACGACGACGGCCGCGAGCTCGGCCCGCGCCAGACCGGCGAGATCGCGGTCGAGTCGCCCTACCGCATGGCCTGCTACTTCCGCGACGAGGAGCAGACGCGGCGCGCGCTGCGCGGCGACTGGTTCTTGAGCGGCGACCTCGGCTACCTCGACGAGGACGGCTGGCTGTACTTCGTCGACCGCAAGCGCGACGTCATCCGTCGCGGCGGCGAGAACATCTCCTCGGTGCTGGTCGAGAAGGTGCTGCGCGAGCACCCGCAGGTCGCGGAGGTCGCGGTGGTCGGCGTCCACCATCCGGTGCTCGGCCAGGAGGTGAAGGCGTTCATCGTGCCGCGCGGCGAGGTGAGCACGGACGACCTGCGCGCCTTCGCCGCGGCGCGCCTCGCGAAGTTCCAGGTGCCGACGCAGTGGGAGTTCCGCGACTCGCTGCCGAAGACCCCGACCCAGCGGGTCGAGAAGTACAAGCTGCGCGGCGAGGCGCCGGGCGGCGGGCGTCTGCTGGGTTGA
- a CDS encoding class I adenylate-forming enzyme family protein, translating to MSAPSIAEVHAMLTAPGAPFEMEERTIRGIPTRVWKNAPPSLPAILAGTKAHGDKTLFVYEDERWTYDRHFRTVAHVAHLLRSRFGIEKGDRVAIAMRNFPEWSVAFWAASAAGAIVVPLNAWWTGPELAYGLRDSGSKVLFADAERLDRLESELPSLPGLQVVVVRDERATPPGGALHFADVIGEVPANVELPEVAIDPDDDATIFYTSGTTGFPKGVLGTHRNICGNLLSLAFVVTRGALRSGTPQQPSEPGAQSVHLVSVPFFHATGCHSILVANLAAGNRLVLMHKWDAGRALELIERERVTNFGGVPAMVWQVIEHPDFGKRDLSSLRGIGYGGAPAAPELVRKIDELFPGRTPSNGYGLTETSSVTTMNVGVDYLRHPDSVGVPIPVCDVKVVDPEGRELPIGEVGELWIKGPNVVRGYFNKPEETAASFSDGWLHTGDLARLDEEGFVYLVDRAKDLLIRGGENISSYEVESALYEHPAVTDAAVIGIPHDVLGEEVGAVVHTAPGAVVTEEELKQHVAQRLAAFKVPVKIWFYPDPLPRNPAGKILKRELKQQLLQS from the coding sequence ATGTCCGCACCATCCATCGCCGAAGTTCATGCGATGCTGACCGCGCCGGGCGCTCCGTTCGAGATGGAGGAGCGCACGATCCGCGGCATTCCCACCCGCGTCTGGAAGAACGCTCCGCCCTCGCTGCCCGCGATCCTCGCGGGGACGAAGGCGCACGGCGACAAGACGCTGTTCGTCTACGAGGACGAGCGCTGGACGTACGACCGCCACTTCCGCACGGTCGCGCACGTCGCGCACCTGCTGCGCTCGCGCTTCGGGATCGAGAAGGGCGACCGCGTCGCGATCGCGATGCGCAACTTCCCGGAGTGGAGCGTCGCCTTCTGGGCCGCGTCGGCGGCGGGCGCGATCGTCGTGCCGCTCAACGCCTGGTGGACCGGCCCCGAGCTCGCCTACGGGCTCCGCGACTCGGGCTCCAAGGTGCTGTTCGCCGACGCCGAGCGCCTCGACCGCCTCGAGAGCGAGCTACCGTCGCTCCCGGGGCTGCAGGTCGTCGTGGTGCGCGACGAGCGCGCGACGCCGCCCGGCGGCGCGCTGCACTTCGCGGACGTGATCGGTGAGGTGCCGGCGAACGTCGAGCTCCCCGAGGTCGCGATCGACCCCGACGACGACGCGACCATCTTCTACACGTCGGGCACGACCGGCTTTCCGAAGGGCGTGCTCGGCACCCACCGCAACATCTGCGGCAACCTGCTGAGCCTCGCCTTCGTCGTGACCCGCGGCGCGCTGCGCAGCGGCACGCCGCAGCAGCCGTCGGAGCCGGGCGCGCAGAGTGTGCACCTCGTCTCGGTGCCGTTCTTCCACGCGACCGGCTGCCACTCGATCCTGGTCGCCAACCTCGCCGCAGGGAACCGCCTCGTGCTGATGCACAAGTGGGACGCGGGCCGCGCGCTCGAGCTCATCGAGCGCGAGCGGGTGACCAACTTCGGCGGCGTGCCGGCGATGGTCTGGCAGGTGATCGAGCACCCGGACTTCGGCAAGCGCGACCTCTCGAGCCTGCGCGGCATCGGCTACGGCGGCGCGCCGGCGGCGCCCGAGCTCGTGCGCAAGATCGACGAGCTCTTCCCCGGCCGCACGCCGAGCAACGGCTACGGCCTCACCGAGACCTCGTCGGTGACGACGATGAACGTCGGCGTCGACTACCTGCGCCACCCCGACAGCGTCGGCGTGCCGATCCCGGTGTGCGACGTGAAGGTCGTCGACCCGGAGGGACGCGAGCTGCCGATCGGCGAGGTCGGCGAGCTGTGGATCAAGGGTCCGAACGTCGTGCGCGGCTACTTCAACAAGCCCGAGGAGACCGCGGCGTCGTTCAGCGACGGCTGGCTGCACACCGGCGACCTCGCGCGCCTCGACGAGGAGGGCTTCGTCTACCTCGTCGATCGCGCGAAGGACCTGCTGATCCGCGGCGGCGAGAACATCTCGTCGTACGAGGTCGAGTCCGCGCTCTACGAGCACCCCGCGGTCACCGACGCCGCGGTGATCGGCATCCCGCACGACGTCCTCGGCGAGGAGGTCGGCGCGGTGGTGCACACGGCGCCGGGCGCGGTCGTCACCGAGGAGGAGCTCAAGCAGCACGTCGCGCAGCGGCTCGCGGCGTTCAAGGTTCCCGTCAAGATCTGGTTCTACCCGGATCCGCTACCGCGCAATCCGGCGGGCAAGATCCTGAAGCGCGAGCTGAAGCAGCAGCTGCTGCAGTCCTAG
- a CDS encoding cytochrome P450, which produces MSTTIEPYPLEEINLSTPEFWAAPWERREAAFATLRRERPIAFFEEPEIPFVPKGRGYWAITKHHDILEISRRPEVFCSGQGATSIPDMPPEMNEFFGSMINLDDPRHQRLRGIVSRRFTPRMVQAVMDDVERVTQQVLDRVIDKGEAEFVSEIAAPMPLIIICNMMGIPESQHQLVFEKSNIILSGGDPEYVPPGSNPIQVFMEAGAALAELLRDLAQHRVKHPGEDLTSALVNTSIDGERLSDDEIASFFILLAVAGNETTRTAISHGFVALERNPDQARIWRENFDAVAPTAVEEIVRWASPVIFMRRTVTQPVELSGQKLDTGDKVILYYASANRDEDVFEDPFRFDVRRNPNPHVGFGGPGPHFCLGAHLARREITIMFRELFRRLPDIHSTGAPEQLLSAFINGIKRLPVAFTPGGARAA; this is translated from the coding sequence GTGAGCACCACCATCGAGCCGTACCCCCTCGAGGAGATCAATCTGTCGACGCCCGAGTTCTGGGCGGCGCCGTGGGAGCGGCGTGAGGCCGCGTTCGCGACGCTGCGCCGCGAGCGTCCGATCGCCTTCTTCGAGGAGCCCGAGATCCCGTTCGTGCCGAAGGGTCGCGGCTACTGGGCGATCACCAAGCACCACGACATCCTCGAGATCAGCCGACGTCCCGAGGTCTTCTGCTCGGGTCAGGGCGCGACGTCGATCCCCGACATGCCGCCCGAGATGAACGAGTTCTTCGGCTCGATGATCAACCTCGACGACCCGCGCCACCAGCGCCTGCGCGGCATCGTGTCGCGGCGCTTCACGCCGCGCATGGTGCAGGCGGTGATGGACGACGTCGAGCGCGTGACGCAGCAGGTGCTCGACCGCGTCATCGACAAGGGCGAGGCCGAGTTCGTCAGCGAGATCGCCGCGCCGATGCCGCTCATCATCATCTGCAACATGATGGGCATTCCGGAGAGCCAGCATCAGCTGGTCTTCGAGAAGTCGAACATCATCCTCTCGGGCGGCGACCCGGAGTACGTCCCCCCCGGCTCGAACCCGATCCAGGTCTTCATGGAGGCGGGCGCGGCGCTCGCGGAGCTGCTGCGCGATCTCGCGCAGCACCGCGTCAAGCACCCGGGCGAGGACCTGACCTCGGCGCTGGTCAACACCTCGATCGACGGCGAGCGCCTCTCCGACGACGAGATCGCGTCCTTCTTCATCCTGCTCGCGGTCGCGGGCAACGAGACCACGCGCACCGCGATCAGCCACGGCTTCGTCGCGCTCGAGCGCAATCCCGACCAGGCGCGCATCTGGCGCGAGAACTTCGACGCCGTGGCGCCGACGGCGGTCGAGGAGATCGTGCGCTGGGCGTCGCCGGTGATCTTCATGCGTCGCACGGTGACGCAGCCGGTCGAGCTCTCCGGGCAGAAGCTCGACACCGGCGACAAGGTGATCCTGTACTACGCGTCGGCGAACCGGGACGAGGACGTGTTCGAGGATCCCTTCCGCTTCGACGTGCGCCGCAACCCGAACCCGCACGTCGGCTTCGGCGGGCCCGGTCCGCACTTCTGCCTCGGCGCGCACCTCGCGCGCCGCGAGATCACGATCATGTTCCGCGAGCTGTTCCGCCGCCTGCCGGACATCCACAGCACCGGCGCTCCGGAGCAGCTCCTGTCCGCGTTCATCAACGGCATCAAGCGCCTGCCGGTCGCGTTCACGCCGGGCGGCGCACGCGCAGCATAG